In Labrus bergylta chromosome 1, fLabBer1.1, whole genome shotgun sequence, one genomic interval encodes:
- the LOC109998057 gene encoding CMRF35-like molecule 1, with the protein METVNINGRVGETVTIRCSGWGVLTYVKENVKYFCSSPCTEDKHVIIKAGYKKIIRKDRIELFNSGEVLLVTFIDLQKSDAGKYYCGVEIVGIDVYIEVNVNVKDAEPSSPIKTPITVTVTVTTTSPVTSPHVSDGFTDMSTTNQTLNTTTLPASVTKGAGNVLHLKIAVISISTLLMVILLLIRKMKNKKRKVVSSAHVPQEDAREAVESDDIRLEAQQPVSRHERSSTLYSSADPDSIYMNYR; encoded by the exons ATGGAGACTGTCAATATAAATGGACGTGTCGGGGAAACTGTGACCATCAGATGCTCAGGCTGGGGCGTCTTGACGTATGTAAAAGAGAATGTGAAGTACTTTTGTTCAAGTCCTTGTACAGAAGACAAACACGTTATCATCAAAGCAGGATATAAAAAGATCATCCGTAAGGATCGAATTGAGTTATTCAACAGTGGAGAGGTATTACTAGTGACCTTCATTGATCTTCAAAAGTCAGACGCTGGAAAATATTATTGTGGAGTGGAGATAGTTGGGATAGATGTATACATAGAGGTGAATGTTAACGTCAAGGATG ctgaGCCTTCCAGTCCCATTAAGACTCCAATAACAGTCACTGTTACTGTAACAACAACCAGCCCTGTTACATCTCCACATGTCTCTGATGGTTTTACTGACATGTCTACGACAAACCAAACCTTAAATACCACAACACTGCCTGCATCTGTGACAAAAGGAGCTG GAAATGTTCTACATCTGAAGATCGCTGTCATTTCCATATCAACACTTCTGATGGTCATTCTGCTTCTGAtaagaaagatgaaaaacaagaaacgGA AGGTTGTGTCAAGTGCTCATGTGCCACAGGAAGATGCACGGGAG gcTGTTGAATCTGATGACATCCGACTTGAAGCTCAGCAACCAGTGAGCCGACATGAAAGGTCGTCGACCCTCTACTCCTCTGCAGATCCAGACAGCATCTACATGAATTACAGATAG